One window of Desulfomicrobium apsheronum genomic DNA carries:
- a CDS encoding (Fe-S)-binding protein, translating into MTADVHQLAKMLHELDDQMVACMKCGLCQAVCPVFAETMNEGDVARGKIALLENLSHEMIKDPEGVQDKLNMCLLCGSCAANCPSGVKVLDIFLKARVIVNTYMGLPTVKKVIFQGLLTKPALFNSVLDVASKFQGVFTKTANDVIGSSCSRIVNAPVIGERHFMPLAPKPLRKLEPTRNTRPGKSGYRVAFFPGCVIDKIYPRVGQAVLKALTHHEVGIYMPSGQACCGIPALASGDKESFDKLVKRNLEVFEKENFDYLLTACATCTATMHELWPLMSGDKTQSMQDRIAAMSAKVMDVNQFMVDVLKVAMPVEGHGAKITYHDPCHLKKSMKVSEQPRQLLKTNPNVEFVEMADADRCCGCGGSFNLQHYKVSKDIGTQKRDNIVASGAQIVATGCPACMMQISDMLSQNKDNVAVKHVMEIYAETL; encoded by the coding sequence ATGACTGCAGACGTTCATCAACTGGCCAAAATGCTGCATGAACTCGACGACCAGATGGTCGCGTGCATGAAGTGCGGCTTGTGCCAGGCGGTTTGTCCGGTGTTTGCCGAAACCATGAATGAGGGCGACGTGGCCCGGGGCAAGATCGCGCTCCTGGAAAACCTGTCGCATGAAATGATCAAGGATCCCGAGGGAGTGCAGGACAAGCTGAACATGTGCCTGCTGTGCGGCTCATGCGCGGCCAACTGTCCCAGCGGCGTGAAGGTGCTGGACATTTTCCTGAAAGCCCGCGTCATCGTGAACACGTACATGGGTTTGCCCACCGTCAAGAAGGTTATCTTCCAGGGTCTTCTGACCAAGCCGGCGCTCTTCAACTCCGTGCTGGACGTGGCCTCCAAGTTCCAGGGCGTGTTCACCAAGACGGCCAATGATGTCATCGGGTCTTCCTGTTCGCGCATCGTCAACGCTCCGGTCATCGGCGAGCGGCATTTCATGCCCCTGGCCCCGAAGCCCCTGCGCAAGCTGGAGCCGACCCGCAATACCCGCCCCGGAAAGAGCGGGTACCGCGTGGCCTTCTTCCCCGGTTGCGTCATCGACAAGATCTACCCCCGGGTCGGTCAGGCCGTGCTCAAGGCCCTGACACACCACGAGGTCGGCATCTACATGCCTTCCGGTCAGGCCTGCTGTGGCATTCCGGCCCTGGCTTCCGGGGACAAGGAGTCCTTCGACAAGCTGGTCAAGCGCAACCTTGAGGTCTTTGAGAAGGAGAACTTCGATTACCTGCTCACTGCCTGCGCCACCTGCACGGCGACCATGCACGAGCTGTGGCCGCTCATGTCCGGGGACAAGACCCAGAGCATGCAGGATCGCATCGCGGCCATGTCCGCCAAGGTCATGGACGTGAACCAGTTCATGGTAGATGTGCTGAAGGTGGCCATGCCCGTCGAAGGTCATGGGGCCAAGATCACCTACCATGACCCCTGTCACCTGAAGAAGTCCATGAAGGTCTCCGAGCAGCCCCGGCAGCTTTTGAAGACCAACCCGAACGTGGAATTCGTTGAAATGGCCGACGCCGACCGCTGCTGCGGTTGCGGCGGCAGCTTCAACCTGCAGCACTACAAGGTCTCCAAGGATATCGGGACCCAGAAGCGCGACAACATCGTCGCTTCCGGAGCCCAGATTGTGGCCACTGGTTGTCCTGCGTGCATGATGCAGATCTCCGACATGCTCTCCCAGAACAAGGACAATGTCGCGGTCAAACACGTCATGGAAATCTACGCGGAAACGCTTTAA
- a CDS encoding FAD-binding oxidoreductase, whose protein sequence is MISTSLLTEFKTLLGKDNVLDSESDRHSYSYDAAVLDAVIPELVLRPTNSEQLGRTVALCNENKLPMTVRGAGTNLSGGTIPTKEHGVVILTNGLNKILEINEQDLYAVVQPGAVTAKFAAEVAKRGLFYPPDPGSQAVSTLGGNVAENAGGLRGLKYGVTKDYVMGVNFWNAEGEYIKSGGKTVKCVTGLNIAQLMVGSEGTLGVFDEIILKLVPPPVASKAMLAEFDDIAKASETVAAIIANKIVPCTLELLDNATINYVEDFTKAGLPRDAAAILLIEVDGGHIALVEDDAQKVLDICKKHGAKRVQMAKDAAEKNKLWEARRNALPALARARPTTVLEDATVPRSQIPAMITAINNIGAKYKLQIGTFGHAGDGNLHPTILTDRRDKEEFHRVEQAVDEIFDVALSLGGTLSGEHGIGTAKSKWLEKETSKATIIYSRRLKKAVDPNYLLNPGKIIGG, encoded by the coding sequence GCACTCCTATTCCTATGATGCCGCAGTGCTTGACGCGGTCATCCCCGAGCTGGTCCTGCGTCCGACAAACAGCGAGCAGCTGGGCAGAACCGTGGCCCTGTGCAACGAGAACAAGCTGCCCATGACCGTTCGCGGCGCCGGTACCAATCTGAGCGGCGGCACCATCCCCACCAAGGAACATGGCGTCGTCATCCTGACCAACGGTCTCAACAAAATTTTGGAAATCAACGAACAGGACCTCTACGCCGTGGTCCAGCCCGGCGCAGTTACCGCCAAGTTCGCGGCCGAAGTGGCCAAGCGTGGCCTTTTCTATCCGCCCGATCCGGGCTCACAGGCCGTGTCCACCCTGGGCGGCAACGTCGCCGAGAACGCAGGCGGCCTGCGCGGCCTCAAGTACGGCGTGACCAAAGACTACGTCATGGGCGTCAATTTCTGGAACGCCGAGGGCGAATACATCAAGTCCGGCGGCAAGACCGTCAAATGCGTAACAGGCCTCAATATCGCCCAGCTCATGGTCGGTTCCGAAGGGACCCTTGGCGTTTTCGACGAGATCATCCTGAAGCTCGTTCCGCCGCCAGTCGCCTCCAAGGCCATGCTCGCCGAATTCGACGACATCGCCAAGGCTTCCGAGACCGTCGCTGCCATCATCGCCAACAAGATCGTCCCCTGCACCCTGGAACTGCTCGACAACGCGACCATCAACTACGTCGAGGATTTCACCAAGGCCGGCCTGCCGCGTGACGCCGCCGCCATTCTGCTGATCGAGGTCGACGGCGGCCACATCGCCCTGGTCGAGGACGACGCTCAAAAGGTTCTTGATATCTGCAAGAAGCACGGCGCCAAACGCGTTCAGATGGCCAAGGACGCCGCCGAGAAGAACAAGCTCTGGGAAGCCCGCCGCAACGCGTTGCCTGCCCTGGCGCGCGCCCGTCCGACCACCGTGCTCGAAGACGCCACCGTGCCGCGCAGCCAGATTCCGGCCATGATCACGGCCATCAACAACATCGGCGCCAAGTACAAGCTGCAGATCGGCACCTTCGGCCATGCCGGTGACGGCAATCTGCATCCGACCATCCTGACCGACAGGCGCGACAAGGAAGAATTCCATCGCGTGGAGCAGGCCGTTGACGAGATCTTCGACGTGGCCCTGTCCCTTGGTGGCACCCTGTCCGGCGAGCACGGCATCGGTACGGCCAAGTCCAAGTGGCTGGAGAAGGAAACTTCCAAGGCGACCATCATTTACTCGCGCAGGCTCAAGAAAGCAGTGGATCCCAATTACCTGCTCAATCCCGGCAAAATCATCGGAGGCTAG